One Formosa sp. Hel3_A1_48 genomic window, TTAATAATGTGCAAAAAAAGCAGAATTAACAATAATAACTAAAACGGTTTCGTTAGAATAAACTGATAAATAATTGTTACTAAAGTGTTTGAGAATAAATAAAAATAACGAAAAACCCAACTACTTAAAGGCTGGCTATTTAATTTTGATTGCAGTTGTTGAATAAATTGATAAATAATCAGCTTTGTCTAGCTAAATTCACCCACAATGTCATTTTTATGAAAAAAAGTCTATCTCCTAAAGTTGAAATATTGAGTGGGTGAGCGCAATGGTTTTCTGGGCGTAGAACAGCTACTTATTGTAGATCAAAAATATAAAGAGCAATTAAAAAAAGACATCTCTAAAGATGCCTTTTCAAGTTAAGTTGGTTAGTCAAATTAGACGAATCTAATTAGTTTGTTGCTTTTATGCTCTGCTATAACTAGGTAAACAAAACTTCAAAATTGATAGAAGATGCGCTGTTTTGGCTTTAATATTTTTAAAACATAAAACAAAAATTCACAACAAAACAAAATTAATTATTTGTGTGCTGATCATAAACATTAACACCACTACAATTTTGATACATTATAATGTAAAAAAACTAACCGTTTTAAAACTGCTTGTTTATTTAGTTGTGCTTATAATTTAAGAATATTAATTAAACATTTATACAGTCTAATTAATGTTCAAAAAAAATAAACCCGAGCTACTGTATAGCCCTTGTATAGTTTATTTTATATTTTTTAGTTTTTAAAGTTTAAAAAACAAAAATTAATAATTAGCTTTAGGGATAAATAACATAAAAATTCAAATTCATGAACAAAACCTATTATGACCCAGCAGACCTAAAAAAATTTAAAAACATCTCCCAATGGAACGAAGAACTCGGCCAAAAGTTTTTTGACTATTATGGAAAAGTATTTGAAGAAGGTGCACTAAGTGCACGTGAAAAATCCCTTATTGCCTTAGCAGTAGCACATGTTGTGAAATGCCCATATTGTATCGATGCCTATACTAAAGACGGTTTAGAGCGCGGAATCACAAAAGAAGAAATGATGGAAGCTGTACATGCAGGTGCTGCTATAGAAAGTGGCGCAACACTTGTTCACGGGGTGCAAATGATGAATAAGTACAATAAACTTTCTATGTAGATATGTTGAAAAAATCGTTGAAACAGCGGCAAAACGAACTGGCAAATACAGAACGACAGTTGGAAATTTTATCCAATGGAATCTTTGACAACAACGAACTACCAACATTTGTTGAATCCCTAAAAACTGTAAATGAATTTCCTCTGCAGCCCAATACCATTGAAATTTTACAAATCAACCTAGGCTATATGTGCAACCAGGTCTGTGCGCATTGTCATGTTGATGCCGGACCGGATCGAAAAGAAATCATGTCCAAAGCCACCATGATGCAATGTCTAGATGTACTGAAAAAATCGAATGTACACACCTTAGACCTTACTGGAGGTGCACCTGAAATGAATCCAAATTTTAGATGGTTCGTTGAAGAAGCTAGTAAAATAGGAGTGAACGACTTTATTGTGCGCTCAAACCTAACCATCATTATGGCCAATAAAAATTATAACGATTTACCAGCATTTTTTAAAAAACACAATATTCACGTGGTCTCATCTATGCCGCACTGGACCAAAGACAAAACAGATAAGCAAAGGGGGGATGGTGTTTTCAACAAATCTATTGAAGCCTTAAAAAAACTCAATAGTGCTGGTTATGGTCAAAGCGATTCGAAACTAAAATTAGACCTTGTCTACAACCCATCGGGCGCATTTTTACCTGCAGATCAGAAAAGCTTGGAGCTTGAGTTTAAAAAAGAACTTCAAGACGAATTTGGCATAAAATTCAATACCCTTTTTGCGATTACAAATTTGCCTATTAGCCGCTTCTTAGATTACCTTTTGGCGTCAGAGAATTATGAAGACTACATGCATACACTAGTAGAGGCCTTCAACCCCAGTGCTGTACAAAATGTGATGTGCAAAAATACAATATCTGTAAGCTGGGATGGGTATTTGTATGATTGTGACTTTAATCAGATGCTAAATTTGAAACTTAAGGGGGCTGTAGTGCATATTAAAGATTTTGATGAGGCCCTGTTGAATAAACGCAATATTCAAATTTCGCAACACTGCTACGGCTGTACTGCAGGAGCTGGAAGTAGTTGCCAAGGCAGTGTGACTAATTAAAATGAAAATGAAAATCCTAATTTTATTCTTTATGACATTAAGCTGGAGTACTTATGGACAAAAAAGCATTGATGAACTCATGGCTGGTTACAACTTTAAAGCCCCGTTTATCTCTGCCAAATCCTTGTACAAAGTTCAAACGACTAGCGTAGTTTTGGATGCAAGGGAAAAACAGGAGTACCAAGTAAGCAAAATTGAAAATGCATTGCATATTGGATATAAGAATTTTGATTTAAACGAGCTGAGGGATCTAATATCAGATAAAAACACAACCCTAATTGTATATTGCTCTGTTGGGGTTCGATCAGGAAAAATAGCAGAACAACTAATCGCATACGGCTACACTTCAGTATATAACTTATATGGTGGTATTTTCGACTGGGTAAACAAAGGGTATCCAGTCTATGACGATAATAAAAAGACAACAGAAAAAGTGCATGTCTTTTCAAAAAAATGGGGTGTATACCTCTCGAAAGGAAAAAAAGTTTATGAGTAATCAACTGATTATTATATTTGTACGCAATCCAGAGTTGGGACGCGTAAAAACGCGATTAGCCAAAGCTATTGGCGATGAAGCAGCACTCGAGACTTATAAAATCTTAACAAAACACACCGCAAAAATTGCCGCAAAAAGCACAGCAGACAAAATTGTATTTTATTCTCAATATGTTGAAGACAAAGACCCCTGGACATTACTAGAGTGCAAGAAAAAAAAGCAAGCAGAAGGCGACTTGGGTGATAAAATGTCCGCTGCTTTTGAACAAGCATTCAGCTTGGGTTACAAACAGGTAGTCATTGTCGGAAGTGACGTTTACAGTCTAAAAACAGAACACATCACAACTGCTTTTGCTCAACTCTCAAAAAAAGATGTAGTTATTGGACCGGCTGAGGACGGAGGGTATTATTTATTGGGCCTAAATTTTATGATTCCAGAACTATTTAAACACAAAAAATGGGGCAGCAGTACGGTTTTAGAAAACAGTTTAAAGGATTTAAAAAAATTCAACATCAGCTTGCTAGAACCGCTCAACGATATTGATCATTTTGAAGATCTCAAAAAAGAACCTCAACTTCTAAAACAATTAAATATTTATGGTTAAACTCATCAACGAAACGGTTACTTACCTAAAAGATAAAGGATTCGAATCTCCTGAAATTGGGATTATACTTGGTACTGGCCTTGGTCAACTCATCAAGGAGGTCGAGATCATAAGCGAAGTCAGCTACAACCACATTCCTAACTTTCCTACAGCAACAGTAGAATTTCATAAAGGCAAACTCATTTTTGGAAAAATTGAAGGCAAAACAACAATCGTGATGCAAGGGCGCTTCCATTTATATGAAGGCTACTCTTTGCAAGATGTTACCTATCCTGTACGCATCATGAAAGCACTTGGTGTGGCAAAGCTTTTGGTTTCAAATGCCTCTGGTGCCATCAATCTTAATTTTAAAAAAAGTGAGCTTATGCTCGTTGATGACCACATAAATTTACAAGGGGGCTCTCCCCTAGCCTTCAAAGGTGTTGAACTACTCGGTGAACGCTTTGTTGACATGAGTGCACCTTATGATCAAAAAATGAATGAGCGCTTAAAATCTATAGCTCAAAAAGAAGGAATTAAGCTGCACAGTGGTGTGTATACTAGTGTCTATGGCCCCCAACTCGAAACACGTGCAGAATACAGAATGTTGAAACTCATTGGTACGGATGCTGTGGGGATGAGCACAGTTCCCGAAGTCATTGTTGCCAATCATTTAGGCATTAAAGTTGTTGCTGTTTCAGTAATTACTGATGAATGCGATCCAAATCATCTCAGGCCAGTAGACATTCAAGATATTATGGATATGGCTGCTTTGGCTGAGCCCAAAATGATTATTTTATTTAAAGAACTAATTAAAACACTCTAAATGAGCTACTTAGAAACTACACACAATGTTTATAAAGCCGCAGCACTGAAGCCAGATGTTGGCCTGTGTTGTACAACCAATCCGATTTGGGAATTACCGGGTCTGAAGATTCCCAAAATCATGCAAGAAATGAACTATGGCTGTGGAAGTACAGTTCATGCGCGGGATTTGACCAATAACCCAAAAATTTTGTACGTTGGTGTGGGTGGAGGTATGGAACTTTTGCAGTTTGCTTATTTCAGTAGGCAAAAAAATGGCGTTATTGGCGTTGATGTTGTTGATGAAATGCTTGAAGCCTCGGCACAAAACTTCACTGAAGCAGAAGCCCTCAATCCATGGTTTAAAAAAGATTTTGTGCGCCTTGAAAAAGGAAATGCACTAGAACTTCCCGTGGACAGTAACAGTATTGATGTTGCGGCGCAAAACTGTCTGTTCAATATCTTTAAAACTGAAGAATTGAAAAAAGCGATTGCAGAAATGTTTCGGGTTCTTAAACCTCATGGCCGCTTGGTCATGAGCGATCCAACCTGCGAACAACCCATGAGCGATGAACTTCGCGAAAACGAACAACTACGTGCATTATGCCTAAGTGGTAGTATTCCCATTAATGATTATGTACGCATGCTCACCGACGCAGGGTTTGGTACAATTGAAATAAGAGCACGAAAACCCTATCGGATATTAGACCCAAAACACTATAATACCGACGAAATTATTTATATAGAGTCTATTGAAGTTGCAGCTATAAAAGACCCCATGCCTAGCGATGGGCCATGCGTCTTTACTGGCAAAGCTGCTATTTATTTTGGGAGCGATGATTATTTCGACGATAAAGCAGGTCATATACTCCTCAAAAATCAACCTTTGGCTATTTGTGATAAAACTGCTAAAGCGCTCAAAAAATTAAACCAGAAAGATATTTTTATAAGTAAATCAACCTTTCACTACGACGGTGGTGGGTGTTGCTAAATCAGCAAAATGAAATTTAGTATTGTCTTTTTTATCTACATAAATGTCTTGTTTGGATTTTCACAAAACATAAACCACCAGCAGTGGACTTCTCTGCTCAAGAAACACGTTTCTCCAAATGGAGCTGTAGATTATAAAGCCTTTCAAAAAGACCACAAAGCACTTAATGATTATATCAACTTTTTAAGTCTAAATGCCCCTAGTAAATTATGGAGTAAAACTGAAATTTTAGCCTATTGGATAAATGCATATAATGCCCTTACAGTACAACTTATCATTGAAGTATATCCGCTGAAAAGCATAAAAAACATTTGGCGGCCTTGGTCTAAAAAATTGATTGTGGTTGAGGGCAAAAAACTGTCTTTAGACACAATCGAACATGAAATATTGCGCAAAATGAACGAACCCCGAATCCACTTTGCAATTGTATGTGCATCAAAATCCTGTCCCAAACTACAAAACAGCGCATTTGAAGCTTCAAATTTAGATCTTGTGCTTGAGAACGCAACAAAGGAATTTATGAATGATCAAGAAAAAAACAGCATCAGCAAAAAAGTGGTAAACCTGTCAAAGATTTTTAAATGGTTTGCTGCAGATTTTCCAAAAAACAAAGCGTTTATAAAATTCTTAAACCGCTACAGTACAACTAAAATAGATTTGGATGCCAAAATCAATTTTTTAAACTACGACTGGTCCCTAAATGAATAGTCTTAGTGTCATAATTCCTGTCTTTAACGAAGCACAAAACATAAAGCGGCTTCTAGATTATTTGATTGAAAATAAACACGATGATGTTCCTACAGAGGTGATTGTCGTAGATGGCGGCAGCAGGGATGGATCTGTAGAGATTGTATCCGAAATTGCTTCAAAAAACAAAGACATACACATTTTAAAGTCCGAAAAAGGCCGTGCTAAGCAAATGAATATGGGGGCAAAAAAAGCAAAATACAAGATTTTATATTTTCTTCACGCCGATACCTTTCCGCCCAAAAATTACAATAAAATTATAAGCAAACACATTGGAAATGGAGCAAGTTCAGGGTGTTTTAAAATGAAATTTGATTCCCAGCATTGGTGGCTTGTATTTTCTGGATGGCTCACACATTTTAATTTAAAAATTTGCCGTGGAGGTGACCAAAGTCTATTTGTAACTAAGGAAGTGTTTAATCAACTCAATGGTTATGACGAAAGCTATCTAATTTATGAAGACAATGATTTTATAGCTAAGTTATACAAACATCATAAGTTTATTGTTTTGCCGCATTGGGTAACAAGCTCTGCCCGGCGGTACAAATCCAACGGGGTATGGCAACTCCAATATCACTTTTTAATAATCCACCTGAAATGGTATTTTGGCGCATCAGCAAAACAACTTGAAAACTATTATATCAAACATATTAAGTAACTTTAACGTTTGAAACTACAAATTATGACCCAAAAAAAAGACCCTAACCTTATTAAATGGGGTGTCAAATACTCCATAAGTGCTGCACTAGCAGGTATTTTATGCTGTGTAGCTCCCGCTGTTCTATTTATGTTTGGCCTTATGGGTGGCGTTTATGCCATTTCATTTGCTGATTTTTTTTATGAAGAAGATGGAAGTTCTGGTACTGGAGCCTGGATTTTAAAAATCTTAGCCCTATGCATTGGAATTTATGGT contains:
- a CDS encoding arsenosugar biosynthesis-associated peroxidase-like protein, translated to MNKTYYDPADLKKFKNISQWNEELGQKFFDYYGKVFEEGALSAREKSLIALAVAHVVKCPYCIDAYTKDGLERGITKEEMMEAVHAGAAIESGATLVHGVQMMNKYNKLSM
- the arsS gene encoding arsenosugar biosynthesis radical SAM (seleno)protein ArsS (Some members of this family are selenoproteins.), with amino-acid sequence MLKKSLKQRQNELANTERQLEILSNGIFDNNELPTFVESLKTVNEFPLQPNTIEILQINLGYMCNQVCAHCHVDAGPDRKEIMSKATMMQCLDVLKKSNVHTLDLTGGAPEMNPNFRWFVEEASKIGVNDFIVRSNLTIIMANKNYNDLPAFFKKHNIHVVSSMPHWTKDKTDKQRGDGVFNKSIEALKKLNSAGYGQSDSKLKLDLVYNPSGAFLPADQKSLELEFKKELQDEFGIKFNTLFAITNLPISRFLDYLLASENYEDYMHTLVEAFNPSAVQNVMCKNTISVSWDGYLYDCDFNQMLNLKLKGAVVHIKDFDEALLNKRNIQISQHCYGCTAGAGSSCQGSVTN
- a CDS encoding rhodanese-like domain-containing protein translates to MKILILFFMTLSWSTYGQKSIDELMAGYNFKAPFISAKSLYKVQTTSVVLDAREKQEYQVSKIENALHIGYKNFDLNELRDLISDKNTTLIVYCSVGVRSGKIAEQLIAYGYTSVYNLYGGIFDWVNKGYPVYDDNKKTTEKVHVFSKKWGVYLSKGKKVYE
- a CDS encoding TIGR04282 family arsenosugar biosynthesis glycosyltransferase, whose translation is MSNQLIIIFVRNPELGRVKTRLAKAIGDEAALETYKILTKHTAKIAAKSTADKIVFYSQYVEDKDPWTLLECKKKKQAEGDLGDKMSAAFEQAFSLGYKQVVIVGSDVYSLKTEHITTAFAQLSKKDVVIGPAEDGGYYLLGLNFMIPELFKHKKWGSSTVLENSLKDLKKFNISLLEPLNDIDHFEDLKKEPQLLKQLNIYG
- a CDS encoding purine-nucleoside phosphorylase codes for the protein MVKLINETVTYLKDKGFESPEIGIILGTGLGQLIKEVEIISEVSYNHIPNFPTATVEFHKGKLIFGKIEGKTTIVMQGRFHLYEGYSLQDVTYPVRIMKALGVAKLLVSNASGAINLNFKKSELMLVDDHINLQGGSPLAFKGVELLGERFVDMSAPYDQKMNERLKSIAQKEGIKLHSGVYTSVYGPQLETRAEYRMLKLIGTDAVGMSTVPEVIVANHLGIKVVAVSVITDECDPNHLRPVDIQDIMDMAALAEPKMIILFKELIKTL
- the arsM gene encoding arsenosugar biosynthesis arsenite methyltransferase ArsM — translated: MSYLETTHNVYKAAALKPDVGLCCTTNPIWELPGLKIPKIMQEMNYGCGSTVHARDLTNNPKILYVGVGGGMELLQFAYFSRQKNGVIGVDVVDEMLEASAQNFTEAEALNPWFKKDFVRLEKGNALELPVDSNSIDVAAQNCLFNIFKTEELKKAIAEMFRVLKPHGRLVMSDPTCEQPMSDELRENEQLRALCLSGSIPINDYVRMLTDAGFGTIEIRARKPYRILDPKHYNTDEIIYIESIEVAAIKDPMPSDGPCVFTGKAAIYFGSDDYFDDKAGHILLKNQPLAICDKTAKALKKLNQKDIFISKSTFHYDGGGCC
- a CDS encoding DUF547 domain-containing protein, whose protein sequence is MKFSIVFFIYINVLFGFSQNINHQQWTSLLKKHVSPNGAVDYKAFQKDHKALNDYINFLSLNAPSKLWSKTEILAYWINAYNALTVQLIIEVYPLKSIKNIWRPWSKKLIVVEGKKLSLDTIEHEILRKMNEPRIHFAIVCASKSCPKLQNSAFEASNLDLVLENATKEFMNDQEKNSISKKVVNLSKIFKWFAADFPKNKAFIKFLNRYSTTKIDLDAKINFLNYDWSLNE
- a CDS encoding TIGR04283 family arsenosugar biosynthesis glycosyltransferase, translating into MNSLSVIIPVFNEAQNIKRLLDYLIENKHDDVPTEVIVVDGGSRDGSVEIVSEIASKNKDIHILKSEKGRAKQMNMGAKKAKYKILYFLHADTFPPKNYNKIISKHIGNGASSGCFKMKFDSQHWWLVFSGWLTHFNLKICRGGDQSLFVTKEVFNQLNGYDESYLIYEDNDFIAKLYKHHKFIVLPHWVTSSARRYKSNGVWQLQYHFLIIHLKWYFGASAKQLENYYIKHIK